One region of Cyanobium sp. M30B3 genomic DNA includes:
- a CDS encoding cob(I)yrinic acid a,c-diamide adenosyltransferase has protein sequence MSPSSTQTPQRGTGRGIGIRTAAGSDERAHGQLHVYDGDGKGKSQAALGVVLRTIGLGICEQKRTRVLLLRFLKGPGRAYDEDAAIEALQQGFPHLIDQVRTGRGDFFTAEEATQFDRQEAQRGWDIAKGAIASDLYSVVVLDELNPVLDLGLLDAEEVCRTLAAKPAGMEVICTGRGAPRQLVQLADLHSEMRAHRRHGQGAEEAIPLGLDGIEIYTGEGKGKSTSALGKALQAIGRGISQDKSHRVLILQWLKGGSGYTEDAAIAALRESYPHLVDHLRSGRDAIVWRGQQQPIDYVEAERAWEIARAAISSGLYKTVILDEINPTVDLELLPVEPIVQTLLRKPAETEVILTGRCKNRPAYFDLASVHSEMVCHKHYAERGIDLKRGVDY, from the coding sequence ATGAGCCCCAGCAGCACCCAGACGCCGCAGCGGGGCACCGGCCGGGGCATCGGCATCCGCACCGCCGCCGGCAGCGATGAGCGGGCCCACGGGCAGCTGCACGTGTACGACGGCGACGGCAAAGGCAAGAGCCAGGCCGCTCTCGGGGTGGTGCTGCGCACGATCGGCCTGGGCATCTGCGAGCAGAAACGCACCCGCGTGCTGCTGCTGCGCTTCCTCAAAGGCCCCGGCCGGGCCTACGACGAGGACGCCGCCATCGAGGCGCTGCAGCAGGGCTTTCCGCACCTGATCGACCAGGTGCGCACCGGCCGCGGTGACTTCTTCACCGCCGAGGAGGCCACCCAGTTCGATCGCCAGGAGGCCCAGCGAGGCTGGGACATCGCCAAGGGCGCCATCGCCTCCGACCTCTATTCCGTGGTGGTGCTCGACGAGCTCAACCCCGTGCTCGATCTGGGCCTGCTCGACGCCGAGGAGGTGTGCCGCACCCTGGCCGCCAAGCCGGCCGGCATGGAGGTGATCTGCACGGGCCGGGGCGCGCCGCGGCAGCTGGTGCAGCTGGCCGACCTGCATTCCGAGATGCGCGCCCACCGCCGCCATGGCCAGGGGGCCGAGGAGGCGATTCCCCTCGGCCTCGACGGCATCGAGATCTACACAGGCGAAGGCAAGGGCAAGAGCACCAGTGCCCTGGGCAAGGCCCTGCAGGCGATCGGCCGGGGCATCAGCCAGGACAAGAGCCACCGGGTGCTGATCCTGCAGTGGCTCAAGGGGGGCAGCGGCTACACCGAGGACGCCGCCATTGCCGCCCTGCGCGAGAGCTACCCCCACCTGGTGGACCACCTGCGCTCGGGCCGCGACGCGATCGTGTGGCGCGGCCAGCAGCAGCCGATCGACTACGTGGAGGCTGAACGGGCCTGGGAGATCGCCCGAGCAGCGATCTCCAGCGGTCTCTACAAAACCGTGATCCTCGATGAGATCAACCCCACCGTGGATCTGGAACTCCTGCCGGTGGAACCGATCGTGCAGACCCTGCTGCGCAAGCCCGCTGAAACCGAGGTGATCCTCACCGGCCGCTGCAAGAACCGCCCCGCCTACTTCGACCTGGCGTCGGTGCACTCAGAGATGGTGTGCCACAAGCACTACGCCGAACGCGGCATTGATCTCAAGCGCGGGGTGGATTACTGA
- the moeB gene encoding molybdopterin-synthase adenylyltransferase MoeB — translation MLPPDISGVQLSPDEVARFSRHLILPEVGMDGQKRLKAASVLCVGTGGLGSPLLLYLAAAGVGRIGIVDFDVVDHSNLQRQVIHGTSWVGKPKIESAKARILEINPHCQVDLYETALSSENALAIIEPYDIVCDGTDNFPTRYLVNDACVLLGKPNVYGSIFRFEGQATVFNLDAESPNYRDLFPEPPPPGMVPSCAEGGVVGVLPGIIGVIQATEAVKIITGIGTTLSGRLLLFDALGMKFRELKLRPSPERPVIDSLIDYQEFCGVGGTAPGQEEAGAVPSITVAELKTVIDGQIEDILLLDVRNPQEADIAVIPGSVLVPLDRIESGEAIDDLRQLAAGKQLYVHCKLGGRSAKALIALGRHGIEGVNVSGGIDAWSQHVDPEVPRY, via the coding sequence TTGCTTCCTCCCGATATCAGCGGCGTTCAGCTCAGCCCCGATGAGGTGGCCCGCTTCTCGCGCCACCTGATCCTGCCGGAAGTGGGCATGGACGGACAGAAGCGGCTCAAGGCCGCCTCGGTGCTGTGCGTGGGCACGGGCGGCCTGGGTTCGCCGCTGCTGCTCTATCTGGCCGCGGCCGGGGTGGGCCGCATCGGCATCGTCGATTTCGACGTGGTGGACCACTCCAACCTGCAGCGCCAGGTGATCCACGGCACCAGTTGGGTGGGCAAGCCGAAGATCGAATCGGCCAAGGCGCGGATCCTGGAGATCAACCCCCACTGCCAGGTGGATCTCTATGAGACGGCCCTCAGCAGCGAGAACGCCCTGGCGATCATCGAGCCCTATGACATCGTCTGCGACGGCACCGACAACTTCCCCACCCGCTACCTGGTGAACGACGCCTGCGTGCTGCTGGGCAAGCCCAACGTGTACGGCTCGATCTTCCGCTTCGAGGGCCAGGCCACGGTGTTCAACCTCGATGCCGAGAGCCCCAACTACCGCGACCTGTTCCCCGAACCGCCGCCGCCGGGCATGGTGCCCTCCTGCGCCGAGGGCGGCGTGGTGGGGGTGCTGCCCGGGATCATCGGCGTGATTCAGGCCACCGAGGCCGTGAAGATCATCACCGGCATCGGCACCACCCTCAGCGGCCGGCTGCTGCTGTTTGATGCCCTGGGCATGAAGTTCCGCGAGCTCAAGCTGCGGCCCAGCCCTGAGCGGCCGGTGATCGACTCTCTGATCGACTACCAGGAGTTCTGCGGCGTGGGCGGCACCGCCCCGGGCCAGGAGGAGGCGGGCGCTGTGCCCAGCATCACCGTGGCCGAGCTCAAGACCGTGATCGATGGCCAGATCGAGGACATCCTGCTGCTGGATGTGCGCAATCCCCAGGAGGCCGATATCGCCGTGATCCCCGGCTCGGTGCTGGTGCCGCTCGACCGGATCGAGAGCGGCGAGGCGATCGACGATCTGCGCCAGCTGGCCGCTGGCAAGCAGCTCTATGTGCACTGCAAGCTCGGCGGCCGCAGCGCCAAGGCCCTGATCGCCCTGGGCCGGCACGGCATCGAGGGCGTGAACGTGAGCGGCGGCATCGACGCCTGGAGCCAGCACGTCGATCCCGAGGTGCCGCGCTACTGA
- a CDS encoding M67 family metallopeptidase has product MTSFAPTGLAADGGVLIVLGRLLAAAHPEEGCALLLGEAGSSLWHIQRLWPCRNVWPQRQERCERFAIDPREQLVAQRWARQRGWQVLGVAHSHPTSAAVPSGTDCRLCLPPALMVIQGQEGDLRAWWLGDGDRHPRPLPWRMVD; this is encoded by the coding sequence GTGACCAGCTTCGCGCCAACCGGCCTGGCGGCAGATGGTGGGGTGCTGATCGTTCTCGGTCGGCTCCTGGCCGCTGCCCATCCCGAGGAGGGGTGTGCCCTGCTGCTGGGGGAGGCCGGCAGCAGCCTGTGGCACATCCAGAGGCTGTGGCCCTGCCGCAACGTGTGGCCCCAGCGGCAGGAGCGCTGTGAGCGTTTCGCCATCGATCCCCGCGAGCAGCTGGTGGCCCAGCGCTGGGCCCGGCAGCGGGGCTGGCAGGTGCTCGGGGTGGCCCACAGCCATCCCACCAGTGCGGCGGTGCCCTCCGGCACCGATTGCCGCCTCTGCCTGCCTCCGGCCCTGATGGTGATTCAGGGGCAGGAGGGGGACCTGCGGGCCTGGTGGCTGGGGGACGGGGATCGCCATCCCCGGCCGCTGCCATGGAGAATGGTGGATTGA
- a CDS encoding CAAD domain-containing protein: MTETPVTSQDQDAVDQTTQAVGDTAAEGDAAGVNFTERYSEILGKVNQTLDKVDWSQMGRIGKSVGILLAVIIAQVLIKGVLDTINLLPIVPGLLELLGLVVVGQWSWKNLTTSEKRNAVVAKLQHLRQEYLG, from the coding sequence ATGACCGAGACCCCCGTCACCAGCCAGGATCAGGACGCCGTTGACCAGACCACCCAGGCGGTCGGTGACACCGCTGCCGAGGGTGACGCCGCCGGCGTGAACTTCACCGAGCGCTACAGCGAGATCCTGGGCAAGGTGAACCAGACCCTTGACAAGGTGGACTGGAGCCAGATGGGCCGCATCGGCAAGTCGGTGGGCATTCTGCTGGCCGTGATCATTGCCCAGGTGCTGATCAAGGGGGTACTGGACACCATCAATCTGCTGCCGATCGTGCCCGGCCTGCTGGAGCTGCTCGGCCTGGTGGTGGTGGGTCAGTGGAGCTGGAAAAACCTCACCACCAGCGAAAAGCGCAATGCCGTGGTGGCCAAGCTGCAGCACCTGCGCCAGGAATACCTGGGCTGA
- a CDS encoding fructosamine kinase family protein — protein sequence MAACWQLAPRTAPPVAAVSTPALAAWLASELDETLLGVAPVGGGCIHSSWCLRLASGRQLFAKTNSAERLPLLQAEVEGLRVLAAWAEPPLRLPQPLALTTLEGQALLLLSWLDLAHGSGAGAGWRQLGESLARLHRASAGGNGGRGYGLDHDNFIGLAPQRNGWTPDWAEFFRSERLEPQLAWAAAAGQALTGAERLLALLPEWLNGHGPMPVLVHGDLWSGNAALLRGGDGALFDPSCHWADREVDLAMAELFGGFPPAFFAGYEAQWPLPQGYRERRPIYNLYHLLNHANLFGGGYWRRAQQCISSVLRMTPPR from the coding sequence ATGGCGGCATGCTGGCAGCTGGCTCCCCGCACCGCGCCGCCCGTGGCTGCCGTTTCCACCCCTGCCCTTGCTGCCTGGCTGGCGAGCGAACTGGATGAGACGCTGCTGGGCGTGGCTCCCGTGGGTGGGGGGTGCATCCACAGCAGCTGGTGTCTGCGGCTGGCCAGCGGCCGCCAGCTGTTCGCCAAGACCAACAGCGCCGAGCGCTTACCGCTGCTGCAGGCGGAGGTGGAGGGCCTGCGGGTGCTGGCGGCCTGGGCCGAGCCGCCCTTGCGGCTGCCCCAGCCCCTGGCCCTCACCACGCTGGAGGGTCAGGCCCTGCTGCTGCTCTCCTGGCTCGATCTGGCGCACGGCAGTGGGGCCGGCGCCGGCTGGCGGCAGCTGGGCGAGAGCCTGGCCCGCCTGCACCGGGCCAGCGCCGGGGGCAACGGCGGCCGCGGCTATGGCCTGGACCACGACAACTTCATCGGCCTCGCGCCCCAGCGCAACGGCTGGACCCCGGACTGGGCGGAGTTTTTCCGCTCAGAGCGGCTGGAGCCCCAGCTGGCCTGGGCGGCGGCGGCAGGGCAGGCGCTCACGGGGGCCGAGCGGTTGCTGGCGCTGCTGCCCGAATGGCTGAACGGCCATGGCCCGATGCCGGTGCTGGTGCACGGTGATCTCTGGAGCGGCAATGCCGCCCTGCTGCGCGGCGGTGATGGCGCCCTCTTCGATCCCTCTTGCCACTGGGCAGACCGGGAAGTGGATCTGGCCATGGCGGAGCTGTTCGGGGGCTTTCCCCCCGCGTTCTTTGCCGGCTATGAAGCCCAGTGGCCCCTGCCGCAGGGGTACCGGGAGCGCAGGCCCATCTACAACCTGTATCACCTGCTGAACCATGCCAACCTGTTTGGCGGCGGCTACTGGCGCCGGGCCCAGCAGTGCATCAGCTCTGTTCTGCGGATGACGCCGCCCCGTTGA
- the crtD gene encoding C-3',4' desaturase CrtD has product MERNQPVVVVGAGIAGLTAAALLAKAGLEVLLLEAHHQSGGCAGTFRRGPYTFDVGATQVAGLEPGGSHARLFAHLGIPLPAAAPLDPGCAVDLGDGSPAVRLWRDPQRWRQERQRQFPGSERFWQLCSWLHQANWRFAARDPVLPPRSGWDLARLLGALGPANLLSAPLAAATVADLQRLCGCGNDQRLRRFLDLQLRLYSQEPADRTAALYGATVLAMAQEPLGLWHLEGSMQVLSAALEQGLRAAGGQLRLRHRVSALRRQANGGWLVEGERDGGRAPFRLEASELVLAVPPQLLPELLGEALPAPYRQRLAALPDPSGALVFYGALERSHLPAATPGHLQFAWDDPGSLFVSVSREGDGRAPAGQATVIASVFTAARPWFSGDRQGYEAAKQQAMAGIRRGLERGLGLDPGAWLHQELATPRGFARWTGRPFGFVGGLGQRPRLFGPFGLASRTPIPGLWLCGDAIYPGEGTAGVSLSALMCCRQLLARRGQVLELA; this is encoded by the coding sequence ATGGAGCGCAACCAGCCGGTGGTGGTGGTGGGGGCCGGCATCGCCGGACTCACGGCTGCAGCCCTGCTCGCCAAAGCCGGCCTGGAGGTGCTGCTGCTGGAGGCCCACCACCAGAGCGGTGGCTGTGCCGGCACCTTCCGCCGCGGGCCTTACACCTTCGACGTGGGGGCCACCCAGGTGGCGGGCCTGGAGCCCGGCGGCAGCCACGCCCGCCTGTTTGCCCACCTGGGCATCCCCCTGCCGGCCGCCGCCCCCCTCGATCCGGGTTGCGCGGTGGATCTGGGCGATGGCTCGCCAGCCGTGCGGCTGTGGCGCGACCCCCAGCGCTGGCGCCAGGAGCGACAGCGGCAGTTCCCCGGCAGCGAGCGGTTCTGGCAGCTCTGCAGCTGGCTGCACCAGGCCAACTGGCGCTTTGCCGCCCGGGATCCGGTGCTGCCGCCCCGCAGCGGCTGGGACCTGGCCCGGCTGCTGGGGGCCCTGGGCCCCGCCAATCTGCTCAGTGCGCCGCTGGCCGCGGCCACGGTGGCCGATCTGCAGCGCCTCTGCGGCTGCGGCAACGACCAACGGCTGCGGCGCTTCCTCGATCTGCAGCTGCGGCTCTACTCCCAGGAGCCTGCCGATCGCACCGCCGCTCTCTACGGCGCCACCGTGCTGGCCATGGCCCAGGAACCCCTGGGCCTGTGGCACCTGGAGGGCTCGATGCAGGTGCTCAGCGCCGCGCTGGAGCAGGGCCTGCGGGCAGCGGGGGGGCAGCTGCGCCTGCGCCATCGGGTGAGCGCGCTGCGCCGCCAGGCCAATGGCGGCTGGCTGGTGGAGGGCGAGCGGGACGGCGGCCGCGCCCCGTTCCGCCTGGAGGCCAGCGAGCTGGTGCTGGCCGTGCCGCCCCAGCTGCTGCCGGAGCTGCTCGGGGAGGCCCTGCCAGCTCCCTACCGCCAGCGTCTGGCTGCACTGCCCGACCCCTCCGGGGCCCTGGTGTTCTACGGGGCCCTGGAGCGCAGCCACCTGCCGGCCGCCACCCCCGGCCACCTGCAGTTCGCCTGGGACGACCCCGGCTCCCTGTTCGTCTCGGTGAGCCGGGAGGGGGATGGCCGCGCCCCGGCAGGCCAGGCCACCGTGATCGCCAGCGTGTTCACGGCCGCCCGCCCCTGGTTCAGCGGCGATCGCCAGGGCTACGAGGCCGCCAAGCAGCAGGCCATGGCGGGAATTCGCCGCGGCCTGGAGCGGGGCCTGGGGCTGGATCCCGGTGCCTGGTTGCACCAGGAACTGGCCACACCGCGGGGCTTTGCCCGCTGGACTGGCCGCCCCTTCGGCTTTGTGGGCGGGCTGGGCCAGCGGCCCCGGCTGTTCGGCCCCTTCGGCCTGGCCAGCCGCACCCCCATCCCCGGGCTCTGGCTCTGCGGCGATGCGATCTACCCCGGCGAGGGCACCGCCGGGGTCAGCCTGTCGGCCCTGATGTGCTGCCGCCAGCTGCTGGCGCGGCGGGGGCAGGTGCTGGAGCTGGCCTGA
- a CDS encoding prephenate/arogenate dehydrogenase → MDPPSSDASACLGGPVGIVGLGLIGGSLGLDLQRLGVEVRGVVHRQATVERARARGLAQQVSTDPQLLADCRLVVLALPLDRLLEPDAALVAALPAQAVVTDVGSVKLPVLERWQALHPRFVASHPMAGTALAGVEAGVPQLFQGRPWVATPTAATDPAALRRVEALAAAVGAQWLCCGAAEHDRAVALISHLPVLVSAALIHTAHGQAAADPEGQLPALVRQLASSGFADTSRVGGGNPELGTLMARCNRAALRQALAGYRRSLEALECQLEQGDWRALQALLAESQQLRPQFLAPAGELRPAPAPAPAAPAAGGSTSGPTG, encoded by the coding sequence ATGGATCCGCCCTCTTCCGATGCTTCCGCTTGCCTGGGCGGTCCGGTGGGGATCGTGGGCCTGGGGCTGATCGGGGGCTCCCTTGGGCTCGACCTGCAGCGCCTCGGTGTGGAGGTGCGGGGGGTGGTGCATCGCCAGGCCACTGTCGAGCGGGCCCGGGCCCGGGGACTGGCCCAGCAGGTGTCCACCGATCCCCAGCTGCTGGCCGACTGCCGCCTGGTGGTGCTGGCGCTGCCCCTGGATCGCCTGCTGGAGCCGGATGCGGCCCTGGTGGCAGCCCTGCCCGCCCAGGCGGTGGTCACCGATGTGGGCTCGGTGAAGCTGCCGGTGCTGGAGCGCTGGCAGGCCCTGCATCCCCGCTTCGTGGCCAGCCATCCGATGGCCGGCACGGCCCTGGCCGGGGTGGAGGCCGGCGTGCCCCAGCTCTTCCAGGGGCGGCCCTGGGTGGCCACCCCTACGGCCGCCACCGACCCCGCCGCCCTGCGGCGGGTGGAGGCGCTGGCCGCGGCCGTGGGCGCCCAGTGGCTGTGCTGCGGCGCCGCTGAGCACGACCGTGCCGTGGCCCTGATCTCCCACCTGCCGGTGCTGGTGAGTGCCGCCCTGATCCACACCGCCCACGGGCAGGCGGCCGCCGATCCCGAGGGCCAGCTGCCCGCCCTGGTGCGGCAGCTGGCCTCCAGTGGCTTTGCCGACACCAGTCGGGTGGGTGGGGGCAACCCGGAGCTGGGCACGTTGATGGCCCGCTGCAACCGGGCGGCCCTGCGCCAGGCCCTGGCCGGCTACCGCCGCAGCCTGGAGGCCCTGGAGTGCCAGCTGGAGCAGGGCGATTGGCGTGCCCTGCAGGCCCTGCTGGCGGAGAGCCAGCAGCTCCGTCCCCAGTTTCTCGCGCCTGCGGGGGAGCTCAGGCCAGCTCCAGCACCTGCCCCCGCCGCGCCAGCAGCTGGCGGCAGCACATCAGGGCCGACAGGCTGA
- a CDS encoding helicase, whose product MLEARAHHQLKALLRQEGGERWPHHLSLSRLVARSLHRGDQTLVRLVPGSDPSWLISLLVPLALSEAPLALVVSDPLRQRLLQVELPRLQAAGHGLALPCLEGDEPGRARVWLLNHRQLLKAWQQGLLDSRQVVIPEAELLDPLLREALEIRLAPEHWDQLRRAHPQAESSLLDLHSRLNRLVLGHPRTADGLVPLAADAEAPLRQLLALLGDLPDPWSRWLRHGDASWTSWARRDPQLLQWSLHRQPLDPLAAVPGLLLQRGAVLVGQLGAEWSPRGLLGREADVVVDLGDPPLADPLPLYAPLRQPLPNSPCYGEHLLEQSRRLVLGQAGLSVVLVDDDALRLALASGLAAEFGSRVVQEHTAPESNGVVCCRWNWWLAHQNRLPLPDQLIVALLPIASLEDPLTAAQVQHLRLQGRDWFRERLLPDGITRLQLAVAGLRRRGGRLAILDGRLRGRSWGQAVLAALEPWLNLTRLLPH is encoded by the coding sequence ATGCTCGAAGCCCGAGCCCACCACCAGCTCAAGGCACTGCTGCGGCAGGAGGGGGGCGAGCGCTGGCCCCACCACCTCAGCCTCAGCCGGCTGGTGGCCCGCAGCCTGCACCGCGGCGACCAGACCCTGGTGCGGCTGGTGCCCGGCAGTGATCCCAGCTGGCTGATCAGCCTGCTGGTGCCCCTGGCCCTGAGCGAGGCCCCGCTGGCCCTGGTGGTGAGCGACCCCCTGCGCCAGCGGCTGCTGCAGGTGGAGCTCCCCCGCCTGCAGGCCGCCGGCCATGGCCTGGCCCTGCCTTGCCTCGAGGGGGACGAGCCCGGTCGCGCCAGGGTGTGGCTGCTGAATCACCGCCAGCTGCTGAAGGCCTGGCAGCAGGGACTGCTCGACTCCAGGCAGGTGGTGATCCCGGAGGCGGAACTGCTGGATCCCCTGCTCAGAGAGGCCCTGGAGATCCGCCTGGCCCCCGAACACTGGGACCAGCTGCGCCGGGCCCATCCCCAGGCGGAATCCAGCCTGCTGGACCTGCACAGCCGGTTGAACAGGCTGGTGCTGGGCCATCCCCGCACCGCCGATGGGCTGGTGCCCCTGGCGGCCGATGCCGAAGCTCCCCTGCGCCAGCTGCTGGCCCTGCTGGGCGATCTGCCCGACCCCTGGAGCCGCTGGTTGCGCCACGGGGACGCCAGCTGGACCAGCTGGGCCCGCCGCGATCCCCAGTTGCTGCAGTGGAGCCTGCACCGCCAACCCCTCGACCCACTGGCGGCGGTGCCGGGTCTGCTGCTGCAGCGCGGCGCCGTGCTGGTGGGGCAGCTGGGGGCGGAGTGGAGTCCGCGCGGGCTGCTGGGACGCGAGGCCGACGTGGTCGTGGACCTGGGCGACCCACCCCTGGCCGACCCCCTGCCCCTCTACGCGCCCCTGCGCCAGCCTCTGCCGAACAGCCCCTGCTACGGCGAGCATCTGCTGGAGCAGAGCCGGCGGCTGGTGCTGGGTCAGGCGGGGCTCAGCGTGGTGCTGGTCGACGACGATGCCCTGCGGCTGGCCCTCGCCAGTGGCCTGGCCGCTGAATTCGGCAGCCGGGTGGTGCAGGAACACACCGCCCCCGAGAGCAACGGGGTGGTGTGCTGCCGCTGGAACTGGTGGCTCGCCCACCAGAACCGACTGCCCCTGCCCGACCAGCTGATCGTGGCCCTGCTGCCGATCGCCAGCCTGGAGGATCCGCTCACGGCGGCCCAGGTGCAGCATCTGCGCCTGCAGGGGCGCGACTGGTTCCGGGAACGGCTGCTGCCCGATGGCATCACCCGGCTGCAGCTGGCGGTGGCGGGGCTGCGGCGACGCGGCGGCAGGCTGGCCATCCTCGACGGCAGGCTGCGCGGCCGCAGCTGGGGGCAGGCGGTGCTGGCCGCCCTGGAGCCCTGGCTCAACCTCACGCGTCTGCTGCCCCACTGA
- a CDS encoding DUF2839 domain-containing protein, with translation MGEAKRRQIQGLPPRQAKAGQSGADTSPRITSWLPLNRDQANRFVTITTKGAWIGIAALVIFWLTVRFIGPAAGWWTLADG, from the coding sequence ATGGGGGAAGCCAAGCGCCGCCAGATCCAGGGCCTGCCGCCGCGGCAGGCAAAAGCGGGCCAGTCCGGTGCCGACACCAGCCCCCGGATCACCTCCTGGCTTCCCCTCAACCGCGATCAGGCCAACCGGTTCGTGACCATCACCACCAAAGGAGCCTGGATCGGTATCGCCGCCCTGGTGATCTTCTGGCTCACGGTGCGCTTCATCGGCCCGGCCGCCGGCTGGTGGACCCTGGCCGACGGCTGA
- a CDS encoding DUF1815 family protein, whose translation MFFRLAEQYRAVVLDLVLSLQALARSLQDRGLAATCYTCGDGRNGQGASFVANLGENHMVRFLVSDFGISWVESRDGHELVKLEGAEAIQELQRVAEMLQQPAPVEPATKSATGSPSKR comes from the coding sequence ATGTTCTTCCGGCTGGCAGAGCAATACCGCGCCGTGGTCCTCGACCTGGTGCTCAGCCTGCAGGCCCTGGCCCGCAGCCTGCAGGACCGGGGACTGGCCGCCACCTGCTACACCTGCGGTGATGGACGCAACGGTCAGGGTGCATCCTTCGTCGCCAACCTGGGCGAGAACCACATGGTGCGCTTTCTGGTGTCGGATTTCGGCATCAGCTGGGTTGAATCCCGCGACGGCCACGAGCTGGTGAAGCTGGAAGGCGCCGAGGCCATCCAGGAACTGCAGCGGGTGGCCGAAATGCTGCAACAGCCAGCTCCCGTCGAGCCAGCTACCAAGTCAGCCACAGGCTCACCGTCCAAGCGCTGA
- the recA gene encoding recombinase RecA has translation MPSPANTVGAADAKAMAERDKALGLVLNQIERNFGKGSIMRLGDASRMRVETISTGALTLDLALGGGYPRGRVVEVYGPESSGKTTLTLHAIAEVQRRGGVAAFVDAEHALDPVYAAALGVDIENLLVSQPDTGEMALEIVDQLVRSAAVDIVVVDSVAALTPRAEIEGEMGDLAVGSQARLMSQAMRKITGNIGKSGCTVIFLNQLRQKIGVTYGNPETTTGGNALKFYASVRLDIRRIQTLKRGTEEYGIRAKVKVAKNKVAPPFRIAEFDILFGRGISTLGCLLDLAEETGVVTRKGAWYSYEGDNIGQGRDNTITWLEQNPDQALVIEQRTRQKLTEGSEVTANSMKPLAAAAKAAVAEPAAAVN, from the coding sequence ATGCCATCCCCTGCCAACACCGTGGGCGCCGCTGACGCCAAGGCCATGGCCGAGCGTGACAAGGCCCTTGGTCTGGTGCTGAACCAGATCGAGCGCAACTTCGGCAAGGGCTCGATCATGCGCCTCGGCGATGCCTCCCGCATGCGGGTGGAGACCATCTCCACCGGAGCCCTCACCCTCGATCTGGCCCTGGGGGGCGGCTATCCGCGGGGCAGGGTGGTGGAGGTGTACGGGCCGGAGAGCTCCGGTAAAACCACCCTCACCCTCCACGCCATCGCCGAGGTGCAACGGCGCGGTGGGGTGGCTGCCTTCGTGGATGCGGAGCATGCCCTCGATCCGGTGTACGCGGCGGCCCTGGGGGTGGATATCGAGAATCTGCTGGTGTCCCAGCCCGATACCGGTGAGATGGCCCTGGAGATCGTCGACCAGCTGGTGCGCTCCGCCGCCGTGGACATCGTGGTGGTCGACTCGGTGGCCGCCCTCACGCCGCGGGCTGAGATCGAGGGGGAGATGGGCGATCTGGCGGTGGGCAGCCAGGCCCGCCTGATGAGTCAGGCGATGCGCAAGATCACAGGGAACATCGGCAAGTCAGGCTGCACCGTGATCTTCCTGAACCAGCTGCGCCAGAAGATCGGTGTGACCTACGGCAACCCCGAAACCACCACCGGCGGCAATGCCCTCAAGTTCTACGCATCGGTGCGACTGGATATTCGCCGTATCCAGACCCTCAAGCGCGGCACGGAGGAGTACGGCATCCGGGCCAAGGTGAAGGTGGCCAAGAACAAGGTGGCGCCGCCTTTCCGGATCGCGGAATTCGACATCCTGTTCGGGCGGGGCATCAGCACCCTGGGCTGTCTGCTCGACCTGGCCGAGGAAACCGGGGTGGTGACCCGCAAGGGGGCCTGGTACAGCTACGAGGGCGACAACATCGGCCAGGGCCGTGACAACACCATCACCTGGCTGGAGCAGAACCCCGACCAGGCCCTGGTGATCGAGCAACGTACCCGCCAGAAGCTCACGGAGGGCTCGGAGGTCACGGCCAACTCGATGAAGCCCCTGGCGGCGGCGGCCAAGGCTGCGGTGGCTGAGCCTGCGGCCGCAGTGAACTGA
- a CDS encoding HAD family hydrolase, whose product MVVAPLLVCDFDGVLVNGMAEYWFAARRAALDLDATLQLPQVLPEAFRRLRPLIHKGWEMVLVAAELARADFHLPSWLEAYADQLPLALARRGWTADQLQAQLERVREQAIASDPRRWLGLHHFYPGVQERLRRLGDEGASWAVLTTKGGVFARQILRSAGLEPWAIYGHEQGSKPEVLARLLRDQVRPLWFLEDRRPTLEQVRRQPGLADVRCFLASWGYLLPSDGQDLPPGIHWLEPEAFAAPLARWP is encoded by the coding sequence ATGGTCGTGGCCCCGCTGCTGGTGTGCGATTTCGACGGCGTGCTCGTGAACGGCATGGCCGAGTACTGGTTTGCGGCCCGTCGCGCCGCCCTCGACCTCGACGCCACGCTCCAGTTGCCGCAGGTCCTGCCTGAGGCCTTCCGGCGCCTGCGGCCCCTGATCCACAAGGGTTGGGAAATGGTGTTGGTGGCGGCTGAGCTGGCCCGGGCCGATTTCCACCTGCCGTCCTGGCTGGAGGCCTATGCCGATCAGCTGCCGCTGGCCCTGGCGCGCCGGGGCTGGACAGCTGACCAGCTGCAGGCGCAGCTGGAGCGGGTGCGCGAGCAGGCCATCGCCAGCGATCCGCGGCGCTGGCTTGGGCTGCATCACTTTTACCCCGGGGTGCAGGAGCGCCTGCGCCGGCTTGGCGATGAGGGGGCGAGCTGGGCCGTGCTCACCACCAAGGGTGGGGTGTTCGCCCGGCAGATCCTGAGGTCCGCCGGGCTGGAGCCCTGGGCGATCTACGGCCATGAACAGGGAAGCAAGCCGGAGGTGCTGGCCCGGCTGCTGCGGGATCAGGTCCGCCCCCTCTGGTTCCTCGAGGACCGCCGGCCCACCCTGGAACAGGTGCGCAGGCAGCCCGGACTGGCGGATGTGCGCTGTTTTCTGGCCAGCTGGGGCTATCTCCTCCCCTCTGATGGCCAGGACCTGCCGCCCGGGATCCACTGGCTGGAGCCGGAGGCGTTTGCTGCCCCCCTGGCACGCTGGCCCTGA